From one Magnolia sinica isolate HGM2019 chromosome 18, MsV1, whole genome shotgun sequence genomic stretch:
- the LOC131233182 gene encoding transcription factor UNE10 isoform X8, whose protein sequence is MSQCVPNWDLDENTNSARMAIHGDLNAESTPTEETIRLDYEVAELTWENGQLAMHGLGPPRVTGKPTTKYGWEKPRAGGTLESIVNQATCVPPGKTPEDLVLWLDHHRATANLTMDALVPCSNPTHSADENSTQVPDPDPTSGGALRHIGSWVGSCSGVVGKRKEAAAATAAAARKRTRVASSLNQSVSGSETFGRESRQVTVDTWEMDTSPGSHENTSSRKPLSSRTRPTTVDDHDSVSHSRPRKEAGSEDENKGKTGRRSISTKRSRAAAIHNQSERTDKASMLDEVIEYLKQLQAQVQMMTKMSSIPHMMMPMTMQQLQLSMMAQMGMGMGMGMGMGVMDINSMNRSGHAATAAAIPSMIHPAAYLPMTASWDTSGDRLHASSGVLPDPFATFLACQTRVNQQQPMNLEAYNRMAALYQQLQNQFTQLNSKT, encoded by the exons ATGAGCCAGTGCGTCCCCAACTGGGACCTCGACGAGAATACCAATTCAGCAAGGATGGCGATCCACGGAGACCTCAATGCCGAATCCACTCCCACTGAAGAAACCAT CAGGTTGGACTACGAAGTGGCGGAGCTGACATGGGAGAACGGCCAGTTGGCCATGCACGGCCTCGGCCCCCCTCGTGTGACAGGCAAACCGACCACTAAATACGGGTGGGAGAAGCCACGCGCAGGAGGCACGCTCGAGTCTATCGTCAACCAGGCCACGTGCGTGCCGCCTGGCAAGACGCCAGAGGATCTCGTGCTGTGGCTCGACCACCACCGGGCGACCGCCAACCTGACCATGGACGCTCTGGTCCCTTGCTCCAACCCTACCCACTCTGCGGACGAGAACTCGACGCAGGTACCGGATCCAGACCCGACGAGCGGCGGGGCGTTAAGGCATATCGGATCCTGGGTCGGGTCGTGCAGTGGAGTGGTGGGGAAGAGAAAGGAGGCAGCAGCTGCCACGGCTGCGGCCGCGAGGAAGCGGACGAGAGTCGCGAGCAGCCTCAACCAGAGCGTGAGCGGGAGCGAGACGTTCGGGAGGGAGAGCCGGCAAGTGACAGTTGACACGTGGGAGATGGATACGTCGCCGGGTTCCCACGAGAACACTAGCTCTAGGAAGCCGCTGTCCTCCCGAACTCGGCCTACGACCGTTGACGACCATGACTCGGTATCTCATAGCAGACCTCgg AAGGAAGCAGGAAGCGAGGATGAGAACAAGGGAAAAACGGGAAGACGTTCGATTTCTACCAAACGGAGTCGAGCTGCAGCAATCCATAACCAATCCGAACGC ACGGATAAAGCATCCATGCTTGATGAAGTGATAGAGTACCTGAAGCAATTACAAGCCCAGGTCCAGATGATGACTAAGATGAGTAGCATACCTCACATGATGATGCCCATGACCATGCAACAGCTACAACTATCCATGATGGCCCAGATGGGCATGGGCATGGGAATGGGTATGGGCATGGGTGTCATGGACATCAACTCCATGAACCGGTCCGGCCACGCTGCCACTGCCGCTGCAATTCCTTCCATGATCCACCCAGCTGCCTACCTTCCCATGACCGCCTCGTGGGACACTTCCGGCGACCGCTTACATGCTTCGAGCGGAGTCTTGCCGGATCCTTTTGCCACCTTCCTCGCCTGCCAAACACGGGTAAATCAA cagcagcccatGAATTTGGAAGCTTACAATAGAATGGCAGCTTTGTATCAACAGCTACAGAATCAATTCACACAACTCAATTCGAAGACTTAG
- the LOC131233182 gene encoding transcription factor UNE10 isoform X4 has protein sequence MSQCVPNWDLDENTNSARMAIHGDLNAESTPTEETMLDYEVAELTWENGQLAMHGLGPPRVTGKPTTKYGWEKPRAGGTLESIVNQATCVPPGKTPEDLVLWLDHHRATANLTMDALVPCSNPTHSADENSTQVPDPDPTSGGALRHIGSWVGSCSGVVGKRKEAAAATAAAARKRTRVASSLNQSVSGSETFGRESRQVTVDTWEMDTSPGSHENTSSRKPLSSRTRPTTVDDHDSVSHSRPRKKEAGSEDENKGKTGRRSISTKRSRAAAIHNQSERKRRDRINQRMKTLQKLVPNSSKTDKASMLDEVIEYLKQLQAQVQMMTKMSSIPHMMMPMTMQQLQLSMMAQMGMGMGMGMGMGVMDINSMNRSGHAATAAAIPSMIHPAAYLPMTASWDTSGDRLHASSGVLPDPFATFLACQTRVNQQQPMNLEAYNRMAALYQQLQNQFTQLNSKT, from the exons ATGAGCCAGTGCGTCCCCAACTGGGACCTCGACGAGAATACCAATTCAGCAAGGATGGCGATCCACGGAGACCTCAATGCCGAATCCACTCCCACTGAAGAAACCAT GTTGGACTACGAAGTGGCGGAGCTGACATGGGAGAACGGCCAGTTGGCCATGCACGGCCTCGGCCCCCCTCGTGTGACAGGCAAACCGACCACTAAATACGGGTGGGAGAAGCCACGCGCAGGAGGCACGCTCGAGTCTATCGTCAACCAGGCCACGTGCGTGCCGCCTGGCAAGACGCCAGAGGATCTCGTGCTGTGGCTCGACCACCACCGGGCGACCGCCAACCTGACCATGGACGCTCTGGTCCCTTGCTCCAACCCTACCCACTCTGCGGACGAGAACTCGACGCAGGTACCGGATCCAGACCCGACGAGCGGCGGGGCGTTAAGGCATATCGGATCCTGGGTCGGGTCGTGCAGTGGAGTGGTGGGGAAGAGAAAGGAGGCAGCAGCTGCCACGGCTGCGGCCGCGAGGAAGCGGACGAGAGTCGCGAGCAGCCTCAACCAGAGCGTGAGCGGGAGCGAGACGTTCGGGAGGGAGAGCCGGCAAGTGACAGTTGACACGTGGGAGATGGATACGTCGCCGGGTTCCCACGAGAACACTAGCTCTAGGAAGCCGCTGTCCTCCCGAACTCGGCCTACGACCGTTGACGACCATGACTCGGTATCTCATAGCAGACCTCgg AAGAAGGAAGCAGGAAGCGAGGATGAGAACAAGGGAAAAACGGGAAGACGTTCGATTTCTACCAAACGGAGTCGAGCTGCAGCAATCCATAACCAATCCGAACGC AAAAGGAGGGATCGAATCAACCAACGGATGAAAACGCTGCAGAAGTTGGTGCCGAATTCCAGCAAG ACGGATAAAGCATCCATGCTTGATGAAGTGATAGAGTACCTGAAGCAATTACAAGCCCAGGTCCAGATGATGACTAAGATGAGTAGCATACCTCACATGATGATGCCCATGACCATGCAACAGCTACAACTATCCATGATGGCCCAGATGGGCATGGGCATGGGAATGGGTATGGGCATGGGTGTCATGGACATCAACTCCATGAACCGGTCCGGCCACGCTGCCACTGCCGCTGCAATTCCTTCCATGATCCACCCAGCTGCCTACCTTCCCATGACCGCCTCGTGGGACACTTCCGGCGACCGCTTACATGCTTCGAGCGGAGTCTTGCCGGATCCTTTTGCCACCTTCCTCGCCTGCCAAACACGGGTAAATCAA cagcagcccatGAATTTGGAAGCTTACAATAGAATGGCAGCTTTGTATCAACAGCTACAGAATCAATTCACACAACTCAATTCGAAGACTTAG
- the LOC131233182 gene encoding transcription factor UNE10 isoform X9 encodes MSQCVPNWDLDENTNSARMAIHGDLNAESTPTEETMLDYEVAELTWENGQLAMHGLGPPRVTGKPTTKYGWEKPRAGGTLESIVNQATCVPPGKTPEDLVLWLDHHRATANLTMDALVPCSNPTHSADENSTQVPDPDPTSGGALRHIGSWVGSCSGVVGKRKEAAAATAAAARKRTRVASSLNQSVSGSETFGRESRQVTVDTWEMDTSPGSHENTSSRKPLSSRTRPTTVDDHDSVSHSRPRKEAGSEDENKGKTGRRSISTKRSRAAAIHNQSERKRRDRINQRMKTLQKLVPNSSKTDKASMLDEVIEYLKQLQAQVQMMTKMSSIPHMMMPMTMQQLQLSMMAQMGMGMGMGMGMGVMDINSMNRSGHAATAAAIPSMIHPAAYLPMTASWDTSGDRLHASSGVLPDPFATFLACQTRVNQQQPMNLEAYNRMAALYQQLQNQFTQLNSKT; translated from the exons ATGAGCCAGTGCGTCCCCAACTGGGACCTCGACGAGAATACCAATTCAGCAAGGATGGCGATCCACGGAGACCTCAATGCCGAATCCACTCCCACTGAAGAAACCAT GTTGGACTACGAAGTGGCGGAGCTGACATGGGAGAACGGCCAGTTGGCCATGCACGGCCTCGGCCCCCCTCGTGTGACAGGCAAACCGACCACTAAATACGGGTGGGAGAAGCCACGCGCAGGAGGCACGCTCGAGTCTATCGTCAACCAGGCCACGTGCGTGCCGCCTGGCAAGACGCCAGAGGATCTCGTGCTGTGGCTCGACCACCACCGGGCGACCGCCAACCTGACCATGGACGCTCTGGTCCCTTGCTCCAACCCTACCCACTCTGCGGACGAGAACTCGACGCAGGTACCGGATCCAGACCCGACGAGCGGCGGGGCGTTAAGGCATATCGGATCCTGGGTCGGGTCGTGCAGTGGAGTGGTGGGGAAGAGAAAGGAGGCAGCAGCTGCCACGGCTGCGGCCGCGAGGAAGCGGACGAGAGTCGCGAGCAGCCTCAACCAGAGCGTGAGCGGGAGCGAGACGTTCGGGAGGGAGAGCCGGCAAGTGACAGTTGACACGTGGGAGATGGATACGTCGCCGGGTTCCCACGAGAACACTAGCTCTAGGAAGCCGCTGTCCTCCCGAACTCGGCCTACGACCGTTGACGACCATGACTCGGTATCTCATAGCAGACCTCgg AAGGAAGCAGGAAGCGAGGATGAGAACAAGGGAAAAACGGGAAGACGTTCGATTTCTACCAAACGGAGTCGAGCTGCAGCAATCCATAACCAATCCGAACGC AAAAGGAGGGATCGAATCAACCAACGGATGAAAACGCTGCAGAAGTTGGTGCCGAATTCCAGCAAG ACGGATAAAGCATCCATGCTTGATGAAGTGATAGAGTACCTGAAGCAATTACAAGCCCAGGTCCAGATGATGACTAAGATGAGTAGCATACCTCACATGATGATGCCCATGACCATGCAACAGCTACAACTATCCATGATGGCCCAGATGGGCATGGGCATGGGAATGGGTATGGGCATGGGTGTCATGGACATCAACTCCATGAACCGGTCCGGCCACGCTGCCACTGCCGCTGCAATTCCTTCCATGATCCACCCAGCTGCCTACCTTCCCATGACCGCCTCGTGGGACACTTCCGGCGACCGCTTACATGCTTCGAGCGGAGTCTTGCCGGATCCTTTTGCCACCTTCCTCGCCTGCCAAACACGGGTAAATCAA cagcagcccatGAATTTGGAAGCTTACAATAGAATGGCAGCTTTGTATCAACAGCTACAGAATCAATTCACACAACTCAATTCGAAGACTTAG
- the LOC131233182 gene encoding transcription factor UNE10 isoform X1, which produces MSQCVPNWDLDENTNSARMAIHGDLNAESTPTEETIRLDYEVAELTWENGQLAMHGLGPPRVTGKPTTKYGWEKPRAGGTLESIVNQATCVPPGKTPEDLVLWLDHHRATANLTMDALVPCSNPTHSADENSTQVPDPDPTSGGALRHIGSWVGSCSGVVGKRKEAAAATAAAARKRTRVASSLNQSVSGSETFGRESRQVTVDTWEMDTSPGSHENTSSRKPLSSRTRPTTVDDHDSVSHSRPRKKEAGSEDENKGKTGRRSISTKRSRAAAIHNQSERKRRDRINQRMKTLQKLVPNSSKTDKASMLDEVIEYLKQLQAQVQMMTKMSSIPHMMMPMTMQQLQLSMMAQMGMGMGMGMGMGVMDINSMNRSGHAATAAAIPSMIHPAAYLPMTASWDTSGDRLHASSGVLPDPFATFLACQTRVNQQQPMNLEAYNRMAALYQQLQNQFTQLNSKT; this is translated from the exons ATGAGCCAGTGCGTCCCCAACTGGGACCTCGACGAGAATACCAATTCAGCAAGGATGGCGATCCACGGAGACCTCAATGCCGAATCCACTCCCACTGAAGAAACCAT CAGGTTGGACTACGAAGTGGCGGAGCTGACATGGGAGAACGGCCAGTTGGCCATGCACGGCCTCGGCCCCCCTCGTGTGACAGGCAAACCGACCACTAAATACGGGTGGGAGAAGCCACGCGCAGGAGGCACGCTCGAGTCTATCGTCAACCAGGCCACGTGCGTGCCGCCTGGCAAGACGCCAGAGGATCTCGTGCTGTGGCTCGACCACCACCGGGCGACCGCCAACCTGACCATGGACGCTCTGGTCCCTTGCTCCAACCCTACCCACTCTGCGGACGAGAACTCGACGCAGGTACCGGATCCAGACCCGACGAGCGGCGGGGCGTTAAGGCATATCGGATCCTGGGTCGGGTCGTGCAGTGGAGTGGTGGGGAAGAGAAAGGAGGCAGCAGCTGCCACGGCTGCGGCCGCGAGGAAGCGGACGAGAGTCGCGAGCAGCCTCAACCAGAGCGTGAGCGGGAGCGAGACGTTCGGGAGGGAGAGCCGGCAAGTGACAGTTGACACGTGGGAGATGGATACGTCGCCGGGTTCCCACGAGAACACTAGCTCTAGGAAGCCGCTGTCCTCCCGAACTCGGCCTACGACCGTTGACGACCATGACTCGGTATCTCATAGCAGACCTCgg AAGAAGGAAGCAGGAAGCGAGGATGAGAACAAGGGAAAAACGGGAAGACGTTCGATTTCTACCAAACGGAGTCGAGCTGCAGCAATCCATAACCAATCCGAACGC AAAAGGAGGGATCGAATCAACCAACGGATGAAAACGCTGCAGAAGTTGGTGCCGAATTCCAGCAAG ACGGATAAAGCATCCATGCTTGATGAAGTGATAGAGTACCTGAAGCAATTACAAGCCCAGGTCCAGATGATGACTAAGATGAGTAGCATACCTCACATGATGATGCCCATGACCATGCAACAGCTACAACTATCCATGATGGCCCAGATGGGCATGGGCATGGGAATGGGTATGGGCATGGGTGTCATGGACATCAACTCCATGAACCGGTCCGGCCACGCTGCCACTGCCGCTGCAATTCCTTCCATGATCCACCCAGCTGCCTACCTTCCCATGACCGCCTCGTGGGACACTTCCGGCGACCGCTTACATGCTTCGAGCGGAGTCTTGCCGGATCCTTTTGCCACCTTCCTCGCCTGCCAAACACGGGTAAATCAA cagcagcccatGAATTTGGAAGCTTACAATAGAATGGCAGCTTTGTATCAACAGCTACAGAATCAATTCACACAACTCAATTCGAAGACTTAG
- the LOC131233182 gene encoding transcription factor UNE10 isoform X7, which yields MSQCVPNWDLDENTNSARMAIHGDLNAESTPTEETIRLDYEVAELTWENGQLAMHGLGPPRVTGKPTTKYGWEKPRAGGTLESIVNQATCVPPGKTPEDLVLWLDHHRATANLTMDALVPCSNPTHSADENSTQVPDPDPTSGGALRHIGSWVGSCSGVVGKRKEAAAATAAAARKRTRVASSLNQSVSGSETFGRESRQVTVDTWEMDTSPGSHENTSSRKPLSSRTRPTTVDDHDSVSHSRPRKKEAGSEDENKGKTGRRSISTKRSRAAAIHNQSERTDKASMLDEVIEYLKQLQAQVQMMTKMSSIPHMMMPMTMQQLQLSMMAQMGMGMGMGMGMGVMDINSMNRSGHAATAAAIPSMIHPAAYLPMTASWDTSGDRLHASSGVLPDPFATFLACQTRVNQQQPMNLEAYNRMAALYQQLQNQFTQLNSKT from the exons ATGAGCCAGTGCGTCCCCAACTGGGACCTCGACGAGAATACCAATTCAGCAAGGATGGCGATCCACGGAGACCTCAATGCCGAATCCACTCCCACTGAAGAAACCAT CAGGTTGGACTACGAAGTGGCGGAGCTGACATGGGAGAACGGCCAGTTGGCCATGCACGGCCTCGGCCCCCCTCGTGTGACAGGCAAACCGACCACTAAATACGGGTGGGAGAAGCCACGCGCAGGAGGCACGCTCGAGTCTATCGTCAACCAGGCCACGTGCGTGCCGCCTGGCAAGACGCCAGAGGATCTCGTGCTGTGGCTCGACCACCACCGGGCGACCGCCAACCTGACCATGGACGCTCTGGTCCCTTGCTCCAACCCTACCCACTCTGCGGACGAGAACTCGACGCAGGTACCGGATCCAGACCCGACGAGCGGCGGGGCGTTAAGGCATATCGGATCCTGGGTCGGGTCGTGCAGTGGAGTGGTGGGGAAGAGAAAGGAGGCAGCAGCTGCCACGGCTGCGGCCGCGAGGAAGCGGACGAGAGTCGCGAGCAGCCTCAACCAGAGCGTGAGCGGGAGCGAGACGTTCGGGAGGGAGAGCCGGCAAGTGACAGTTGACACGTGGGAGATGGATACGTCGCCGGGTTCCCACGAGAACACTAGCTCTAGGAAGCCGCTGTCCTCCCGAACTCGGCCTACGACCGTTGACGACCATGACTCGGTATCTCATAGCAGACCTCgg AAGAAGGAAGCAGGAAGCGAGGATGAGAACAAGGGAAAAACGGGAAGACGTTCGATTTCTACCAAACGGAGTCGAGCTGCAGCAATCCATAACCAATCCGAACGC ACGGATAAAGCATCCATGCTTGATGAAGTGATAGAGTACCTGAAGCAATTACAAGCCCAGGTCCAGATGATGACTAAGATGAGTAGCATACCTCACATGATGATGCCCATGACCATGCAACAGCTACAACTATCCATGATGGCCCAGATGGGCATGGGCATGGGAATGGGTATGGGCATGGGTGTCATGGACATCAACTCCATGAACCGGTCCGGCCACGCTGCCACTGCCGCTGCAATTCCTTCCATGATCCACCCAGCTGCCTACCTTCCCATGACCGCCTCGTGGGACACTTCCGGCGACCGCTTACATGCTTCGAGCGGAGTCTTGCCGGATCCTTTTGCCACCTTCCTCGCCTGCCAAACACGGGTAAATCAA cagcagcccatGAATTTGGAAGCTTACAATAGAATGGCAGCTTTGTATCAACAGCTACAGAATCAATTCACACAACTCAATTCGAAGACTTAG
- the LOC131233182 gene encoding transcription factor UNE10 isoform X6 produces MSQCVPNWDLDENTNSARMAIHGDLNAESTPTEETIRLDYEVAELTWENGQLAMHGLGPPRVTGKPTTKYGWEKPRAGGTLESIVNQATCVPPGKTPEDLVLWLDHHRATANLTMDALVPCSNPTHSADENSTQVPDPDPTSGGALRHIGSWVGSCSGVVGKRKEAAAATAAAARKRTRVASSLNQSVSGSETFGRESRQVTVDTWEMDTSPGSHENTSSRKPLSSRTRPTTVDDHDSVSHSRPREAGSEDENKGKTGRRSISTKRSRAAAIHNQSERKRRDRINQRMKTLQKLVPNSSKTDKASMLDEVIEYLKQLQAQVQMMTKMSSIPHMMMPMTMQQLQLSMMAQMGMGMGMGMGMGVMDINSMNRSGHAATAAAIPSMIHPAAYLPMTASWDTSGDRLHASSGVLPDPFATFLACQTRVNQQQPMNLEAYNRMAALYQQLQNQFTQLNSKT; encoded by the exons ATGAGCCAGTGCGTCCCCAACTGGGACCTCGACGAGAATACCAATTCAGCAAGGATGGCGATCCACGGAGACCTCAATGCCGAATCCACTCCCACTGAAGAAACCAT CAGGTTGGACTACGAAGTGGCGGAGCTGACATGGGAGAACGGCCAGTTGGCCATGCACGGCCTCGGCCCCCCTCGTGTGACAGGCAAACCGACCACTAAATACGGGTGGGAGAAGCCACGCGCAGGAGGCACGCTCGAGTCTATCGTCAACCAGGCCACGTGCGTGCCGCCTGGCAAGACGCCAGAGGATCTCGTGCTGTGGCTCGACCACCACCGGGCGACCGCCAACCTGACCATGGACGCTCTGGTCCCTTGCTCCAACCCTACCCACTCTGCGGACGAGAACTCGACGCAGGTACCGGATCCAGACCCGACGAGCGGCGGGGCGTTAAGGCATATCGGATCCTGGGTCGGGTCGTGCAGTGGAGTGGTGGGGAAGAGAAAGGAGGCAGCAGCTGCCACGGCTGCGGCCGCGAGGAAGCGGACGAGAGTCGCGAGCAGCCTCAACCAGAGCGTGAGCGGGAGCGAGACGTTCGGGAGGGAGAGCCGGCAAGTGACAGTTGACACGTGGGAGATGGATACGTCGCCGGGTTCCCACGAGAACACTAGCTCTAGGAAGCCGCTGTCCTCCCGAACTCGGCCTACGACCGTTGACGACCATGACTCGGTATCTCATAGCAGACCTCgg GAAGCAGGAAGCGAGGATGAGAACAAGGGAAAAACGGGAAGACGTTCGATTTCTACCAAACGGAGTCGAGCTGCAGCAATCCATAACCAATCCGAACGC AAAAGGAGGGATCGAATCAACCAACGGATGAAAACGCTGCAGAAGTTGGTGCCGAATTCCAGCAAG ACGGATAAAGCATCCATGCTTGATGAAGTGATAGAGTACCTGAAGCAATTACAAGCCCAGGTCCAGATGATGACTAAGATGAGTAGCATACCTCACATGATGATGCCCATGACCATGCAACAGCTACAACTATCCATGATGGCCCAGATGGGCATGGGCATGGGAATGGGTATGGGCATGGGTGTCATGGACATCAACTCCATGAACCGGTCCGGCCACGCTGCCACTGCCGCTGCAATTCCTTCCATGATCCACCCAGCTGCCTACCTTCCCATGACCGCCTCGTGGGACACTTCCGGCGACCGCTTACATGCTTCGAGCGGAGTCTTGCCGGATCCTTTTGCCACCTTCCTCGCCTGCCAAACACGGGTAAATCAA cagcagcccatGAATTTGGAAGCTTACAATAGAATGGCAGCTTTGTATCAACAGCTACAGAATCAATTCACACAACTCAATTCGAAGACTTAG
- the LOC131233182 gene encoding transcription factor UNE10 isoform X2 produces the protein MSQCVPNWDLDENTNSARMAIHGDLNAESTPTEETIRLDYEVAELTWENGQLAMHGLGPPRVTGKPTTKYGWEKPRAGGTLESIVNQATCVPPGKTPEDLVLWLDHHRATANLTMDALVPCSNPTHSADENSTQVPDPDPTSGGALRHIGSWVGSCSGVVGKRKEAAAATAAAARKRTRVASSLNQSVSGSETFGRESRQVTVDTWEMDTSPGSHENTSSRKPLSSRTRPTTVDDHDSVSHSRPRKEAGSEDENKGKTGRRSISTKRSRAAAIHNQSERKRRDRINQRMKTLQKLVPNSSKTDKASMLDEVIEYLKQLQAQVQMMTKMSSIPHMMMPMTMQQLQLSMMAQMGMGMGMGMGMGVMDINSMNRSGHAATAAAIPSMIHPAAYLPMTASWDTSGDRLHASSGVLPDPFATFLACQTRVNQQQPMNLEAYNRMAALYQQLQNQFTQLNSKT, from the exons ATGAGCCAGTGCGTCCCCAACTGGGACCTCGACGAGAATACCAATTCAGCAAGGATGGCGATCCACGGAGACCTCAATGCCGAATCCACTCCCACTGAAGAAACCAT CAGGTTGGACTACGAAGTGGCGGAGCTGACATGGGAGAACGGCCAGTTGGCCATGCACGGCCTCGGCCCCCCTCGTGTGACAGGCAAACCGACCACTAAATACGGGTGGGAGAAGCCACGCGCAGGAGGCACGCTCGAGTCTATCGTCAACCAGGCCACGTGCGTGCCGCCTGGCAAGACGCCAGAGGATCTCGTGCTGTGGCTCGACCACCACCGGGCGACCGCCAACCTGACCATGGACGCTCTGGTCCCTTGCTCCAACCCTACCCACTCTGCGGACGAGAACTCGACGCAGGTACCGGATCCAGACCCGACGAGCGGCGGGGCGTTAAGGCATATCGGATCCTGGGTCGGGTCGTGCAGTGGAGTGGTGGGGAAGAGAAAGGAGGCAGCAGCTGCCACGGCTGCGGCCGCGAGGAAGCGGACGAGAGTCGCGAGCAGCCTCAACCAGAGCGTGAGCGGGAGCGAGACGTTCGGGAGGGAGAGCCGGCAAGTGACAGTTGACACGTGGGAGATGGATACGTCGCCGGGTTCCCACGAGAACACTAGCTCTAGGAAGCCGCTGTCCTCCCGAACTCGGCCTACGACCGTTGACGACCATGACTCGGTATCTCATAGCAGACCTCgg AAGGAAGCAGGAAGCGAGGATGAGAACAAGGGAAAAACGGGAAGACGTTCGATTTCTACCAAACGGAGTCGAGCTGCAGCAATCCATAACCAATCCGAACGC AAAAGGAGGGATCGAATCAACCAACGGATGAAAACGCTGCAGAAGTTGGTGCCGAATTCCAGCAAG ACGGATAAAGCATCCATGCTTGATGAAGTGATAGAGTACCTGAAGCAATTACAAGCCCAGGTCCAGATGATGACTAAGATGAGTAGCATACCTCACATGATGATGCCCATGACCATGCAACAGCTACAACTATCCATGATGGCCCAGATGGGCATGGGCATGGGAATGGGTATGGGCATGGGTGTCATGGACATCAACTCCATGAACCGGTCCGGCCACGCTGCCACTGCCGCTGCAATTCCTTCCATGATCCACCCAGCTGCCTACCTTCCCATGACCGCCTCGTGGGACACTTCCGGCGACCGCTTACATGCTTCGAGCGGAGTCTTGCCGGATCCTTTTGCCACCTTCCTCGCCTGCCAAACACGGGTAAATCAA cagcagcccatGAATTTGGAAGCTTACAATAGAATGGCAGCTTTGTATCAACAGCTACAGAATCAATTCACACAACTCAATTCGAAGACTTAG